A genomic window from Agreia sp. COWG includes:
- a CDS encoding alpha/beta hydrolase, producing MTVLPGIREDIELHTSDGLTLVGELALPASGDPVATLVTLHPLPTGGGFMDSHILRKAANRLPALADLAVLRFNTRGTTSPRGTSGGTYDHGVGERADVAAAMDFVARRALPHPWLVGWSFGTELALKYGLEHTIDGVILLSPPLHRTSEEELAAWNGVDVPVVALIPELDDYLRPDEARTRFAGMNGIELVPVEGGKHLWVGESQTTRVLTEIVARVNPAVLPLPDTYEL from the coding sequence ATGACCGTCCTGCCGGGCATCCGCGAGGACATCGAGCTGCACACGAGCGACGGCCTCACCCTCGTGGGGGAGCTGGCTCTTCCCGCATCCGGCGACCCCGTCGCCACGCTCGTGACCCTGCACCCGCTGCCCACGGGCGGGGGCTTCATGGACTCCCACATTCTGCGCAAGGCCGCAAACCGCCTTCCGGCCCTGGCAGATCTGGCTGTCTTGCGCTTCAACACGCGGGGAACGACATCGCCGCGCGGCACCAGCGGGGGCACGTACGACCATGGCGTCGGCGAGCGGGCCGATGTGGCCGCGGCGATGGACTTCGTGGCACGACGCGCTCTTCCGCATCCGTGGCTCGTCGGCTGGTCGTTCGGCACGGAGTTGGCCCTGAAGTACGGGCTGGAGCACACGATCGACGGCGTCATCCTGCTGTCGCCGCCGCTGCATCGCACCTCGGAGGAGGAGCTCGCGGCTTGGAACGGCGTCGACGTTCCCGTCGTGGCGCTCATTCCCGAGCTCGATGATTACCTGAGGCCAGACGAGGCGCGCACCCGCTTCGCCGGCATGAACGGAATCGAGCTCGTGCCGGTCGAAGGCGGCAAGCACCTGTGGGTGGGGGAGTCGCAGACGACGAGGGTGCTCACCGAGATCGTGGCGAGAGTGAACCCCGCCGTTCTGCCTCTGCCCGACACCTACGAGCTCTAG
- a CDS encoding phosphatidate cytidylyltransferase produces MTNDPEVPTGTPEQARKHPGMTRAEFEAKVRERRDQFDRANDKITARSGRNLVSAVGIGLGLGLVMIFSLLFIKDIFVVFAVVLLAFTSFELATALRHAGRDIPRVPSVISTVVVVVVSFYFGAEWQWIATICGILLVVLWRLAELASPRHRASMRSVALDMSGGVFVQVYVTFLGSIAALLLRYDNGQWWVMSFLIIVVSVDVGAYATGLNFGKHPMAPTISPKKTWEGFAGSWIFGVAASVLLSLFLLDRPWWFGLILGTVLVFTATAGDLSESLLKRDLGIKDMSTWLPGHGGFLDRLDSILPSAAAAYVLFIVFAH; encoded by the coding sequence ATGACGAACGATCCCGAAGTGCCCACCGGCACGCCAGAACAGGCGCGTAAGCACCCGGGGATGACGCGCGCCGAGTTCGAGGCCAAGGTGCGGGAGCGCCGCGATCAGTTCGACAGAGCGAACGACAAGATCACAGCGCGAAGCGGGCGAAACCTCGTGAGCGCGGTCGGCATCGGCCTGGGCCTCGGGCTCGTGATGATCTTCAGCCTGCTTTTCATCAAGGACATCTTCGTGGTGTTCGCGGTCGTGCTTCTGGCATTCACCTCGTTCGAGCTCGCGACGGCGCTCCGTCACGCCGGGCGCGATATCCCCCGGGTTCCGAGCGTCATCTCGACGGTCGTGGTCGTGGTCGTCTCGTTCTACTTCGGCGCGGAATGGCAGTGGATCGCGACCATCTGCGGCATCCTGCTCGTGGTGCTCTGGCGACTGGCAGAGCTCGCATCACCGCGCCACAGGGCGTCGATGCGCAGCGTTGCGCTCGACATGTCGGGAGGCGTGTTCGTTCAGGTCTACGTGACGTTCCTCGGAAGCATCGCGGCTCTTCTTCTGCGTTACGACAACGGCCAATGGTGGGTCATGTCGTTCCTCATCATCGTGGTGTCGGTCGACGTCGGCGCGTACGCCACGGGGCTGAACTTCGGCAAGCATCCGATGGCCCCGACAATCAGCCCGAAGAAGACCTGGGAGGGCTTCGCCGGGTCATGGATCTTCGGCGTCGCCGCGAGCGTGCTGCTCAGCCTGTTCCTGCTCGACAGGCCGTGGTGGTTCGGGCTCATTCTCGGCACCGTGCTCGTGTTCACTGCGACAGCCGGCGATCTCAGCGAATCGTTGCTCAAGCGCGACCTGGGAATCAAGGACATGAGCACCTGGCTACCGGGCCACGGCGGCTTCCTCGACAGGCTCGATTCCATCCTCCCGTCGGCGGCCGCGGCCTACGTGCTCTTCATCGTCTTCGCGCATTAG
- a CDS encoding LCP family protein, with product MTTSIQPARHAHSPNRRPWSRVLSLVGIVAAVAVVSAGGIAAVGAWTLASKVEANAVDIHPELTEEQSAPGIGALEGGFNVLIVAADNDANQSQALYGERDGATLNDVNMLLHVSQDHKTAVAVSFPRDLVIAHPECEKGDAMRAAPINEAWGRGGLACVVATVTNLTGLDIQYAVSMTFDAVIALTDSIGGVPICLTGRVTDDNVVYPDENGVLQHLDLPAGVTEVQGGLAAGFLRSRHGVGDGGDLSRISSQQQYLSSLVRKLKSNDTLGDFGKLYSLANVVANPEYFTLSTSLSKVDTMISMAQAMRTIDLNNITFVQYPGTTGNPDFPGKVMPTRDAADALFELIKADQPFTLGEDSQPIGTTTEPTAPAAPEAPVDPAVPADPATPTEPSTPQVAGPPVLDGVTGSTAQQETCAIPNTD from the coding sequence GTGACGACGAGCATTCAGCCCGCCAGGCACGCCCACAGTCCGAATCGACGGCCGTGGTCGCGAGTGCTCTCGCTTGTGGGGATTGTCGCCGCCGTAGCGGTCGTCAGCGCCGGCGGCATTGCCGCGGTCGGTGCGTGGACCTTGGCATCCAAGGTCGAGGCGAACGCCGTCGACATTCACCCGGAACTGACCGAAGAGCAGTCTGCTCCCGGCATCGGCGCCCTTGAGGGCGGGTTCAACGTGCTCATCGTGGCGGCCGACAACGACGCAAACCAGAGCCAGGCCCTGTACGGCGAGCGCGACGGCGCGACGCTCAACGATGTGAACATGCTGCTGCACGTCTCGCAGGATCACAAGACCGCGGTGGCCGTGAGCTTTCCCCGTGACCTGGTCATCGCGCATCCGGAATGCGAGAAGGGCGACGCCATGAGGGCGGCACCCATCAACGAGGCGTGGGGCAGAGGAGGCCTGGCGTGCGTCGTGGCGACGGTCACCAACCTCACCGGTCTCGACATCCAGTACGCCGTCTCGATGACCTTCGACGCCGTGATCGCCCTGACCGACTCGATCGGGGGCGTGCCGATCTGCCTGACCGGTCGCGTCACAGACGACAACGTCGTCTATCCCGACGAGAACGGCGTTCTGCAGCATCTGGATCTCCCCGCCGGCGTCACGGAGGTTCAGGGGGGACTCGCCGCCGGCTTCCTCAGGTCGAGGCACGGAGTGGGCGATGGTGGCGACCTCAGTCGTATTTCCTCGCAGCAGCAGTACCTCTCCTCGCTCGTCCGCAAGTTGAAGAGCAACGACACCCTGGGCGACTTCGGCAAGTTGTATTCGCTGGCCAACGTGGTGGCCAACCCCGAGTACTTCACGCTCTCGACCTCGCTCAGCAAGGTCGACACCATGATCTCCATGGCCCAGGCGATGCGCACCATCGATCTCAACAACATCACGTTCGTGCAGTATCCGGGCACCACCGGTAATCCCGATTTTCCCGGCAAAGTGATGCCGACCCGGGATGCCGCTGATGCTCTGTTCGAGCTGATCAAAGCAGACCAGCCCTTCACCCTGGGGGAGGACTCGCAGCCGATCGGCACGACCACCGAGCCGACGGCCCCTGCCGCGCCGGAGGCCCCCGTCGACCCGGCGGTTCCGGCAGACCCCGCCACGCCGACGGAGCCCTCGACGCCACAGGTCGCGGGGCCACCCGTTCTCGACGGCGTGACGGGATCGACGGCGCAGCAGGAGACGTGCGCGATTCCGAACACGGACTGA
- the pyrH gene encoding UMP kinase — protein sequence MTSPDGRRRVLLKLSGEAFGAGSLGVNPDVVSELAREIAAAAKQVEIAIVVGGGNFFRGAELSQRGMDRGRADYMGMLGTVMNALALQDFLEQAGAATRVQSAISMTQVAEPYIPRRAERHLEKGRVVIFGAGAGLPYFSTDTVAAQRALEIGADVVLVAKNGVDGVYDSDPRTNPDAKKIDRLTYLDALQRELKVVDSTAFSLCMDNRMPMMVFGMEPQGNVTRAILGERIGTLVSTSHD from the coding sequence ATGACATCACCCGATGGCCGACGCAGAGTACTTTTGAAACTGTCGGGTGAGGCCTTCGGTGCCGGATCCCTGGGCGTCAATCCTGACGTCGTGAGCGAGTTGGCTCGCGAGATCGCGGCCGCCGCCAAGCAGGTCGAGATCGCGATCGTGGTCGGCGGAGGCAACTTCTTCCGCGGCGCTGAGCTGTCGCAGCGCGGCATGGACCGGGGTCGTGCCGACTACATGGGTATGCTCGGCACCGTCATGAACGCCCTGGCACTCCAGGACTTCTTGGAGCAGGCCGGTGCCGCGACACGCGTGCAGTCGGCGATCTCCATGACCCAGGTGGCGGAGCCCTACATTCCCCGCCGCGCGGAGCGACACCTCGAGAAGGGCCGCGTCGTCATCTTCGGCGCCGGTGCAGGCCTTCCCTATTTCTCCACCGACACGGTCGCGGCGCAGCGTGCTCTCGAGATCGGTGCCGACGTCGTACTCGTGGCCAAGAACGGTGTCGACGGGGTCTACGATTCTGATCCGCGCACCAATCCCGACGCGAAGAAGATCGACAGGCTCACCTATCTCGATGCCCTGCAGCGCGAGTTGAAGGTCGTCGACTCGACCGCCTTCAGTCTCTGCATGGACAACCGCATGCCCATGATGGTCTTCGGTATGGAGCCCCAGGGCAATGTCACCAGGGCCATCCTCGGTGAGCGTATCGGCACGCTGGTCAGCACGTCGCACGACTGA
- a CDS encoding AI-2E family transporter: MKIRNAYTLGLVGTLGVGTGILILTSLASLSTVITYIGAAIFIALGLDPVTSWFEKRKMPRWLAIIVVFTAVAAIVTGLVFAVVPIIVDQLGQLFDVLPVLFERAQQGTWVQDLSKQMGGFDVQAVIDQVTKYLTDAGNYSIIASGALAVGTSIANGVFATIIVLILTLYFTASLNSMKRALYRVVPASRRERFADLSEQVTDAVGRYVVGQLSLGAINFLLSYIFLSIIQAPFPAVLAFLAGMLSLIPLVGTLSGSIIIALVCLIPGLGSLPTFVAAAIYYLIYMQVEAYLLSPKIMNRAVAVPGAVVVIAALAGGTLLGILGALIAIPVAASLLLIVKQVVIPIQNER, from the coding sequence GTGAAGATCCGCAATGCGTACACCTTGGGGCTCGTCGGCACGCTGGGTGTGGGCACCGGCATCTTAATCCTCACGTCTCTGGCGTCGCTGTCCACGGTGATCACCTACATCGGTGCGGCCATCTTCATCGCGCTCGGACTCGATCCGGTGACGTCGTGGTTCGAAAAGCGAAAGATGCCGCGCTGGCTGGCCATCATCGTGGTCTTCACCGCGGTGGCCGCCATCGTCACCGGACTCGTCTTCGCCGTAGTGCCCATCATCGTCGACCAGCTCGGGCAGCTCTTCGACGTGCTGCCGGTGCTCTTCGAGCGGGCGCAGCAGGGAACGTGGGTGCAGGATCTCTCGAAGCAGATGGGCGGCTTCGACGTGCAGGCCGTCATCGACCAGGTCACGAAATACCTCACCGACGCCGGTAACTACTCGATCATCGCCAGCGGCGCGCTGGCCGTGGGCACGAGCATCGCGAACGGCGTCTTCGCCACGATCATCGTGTTGATCCTCACCCTCTACTTCACGGCCTCGCTGAACTCCATGAAGCGCGCGCTCTACCGAGTGGTCCCCGCGTCGCGTCGCGAGCGCTTCGCCGACCTGAGCGAGCAGGTGACCGACGCCGTGGGCCGCTACGTCGTGGGGCAGCTGTCACTCGGGGCCATCAACTTTCTGCTGAGCTACATCTTCCTGTCGATCATCCAGGCACCGTTCCCGGCCGTGCTGGCGTTCCTTGCGGGCATGCTCTCGCTCATCCCGCTCGTCGGAACGCTGTCCGGGTCGATCATCATCGCGCTCGTCTGCCTGATTCCGGGCCTCGGTTCGCTGCCCACCTTCGTGGCCGCCGCCATCTACTACCTCATCTACATGCAGGTCGAGGCGTATCTGCTGAGCCCGAAGATCATGAACAGGGCCGTGGCGGTTCCCGGCGCCGTCGTGGTGATCGCCGCGCTGGCCGGGGGCACCCTCCTCGGCATTCTCGGTGCCCTGATCGCCATCCCCGTGGCCGCCTCCCTGCTGCTCATCGTGAAGCAGGTCGTCATTCCGATTCAGAACGAGCGATGA
- the frr gene encoding ribosome recycling factor, protein MIADVLAGATERMKKAVENTKEDFSSIRTGRANPGLFQKILVDYYGTPTPLSQLAGLQNPEARTMLITPYDKGALRDIESAIRDMPNLGANPSNDGNVIRVTLPELTEERRKEYVKIVRTKAEDGKVSLRNIRRKAKDELDGLKEVGDDEIARAEKELEQITKSHVDGIDDALKRKEAELLEI, encoded by the coding sequence GTGATCGCGGATGTACTGGCCGGCGCTACAGAGCGCATGAAGAAGGCCGTCGAGAACACGAAGGAAGACTTCTCTTCCATTCGCACGGGTCGTGCCAATCCTGGCCTGTTCCAGAAGATCCTCGTCGACTACTACGGCACCCCTACGCCGCTGAGCCAGCTGGCCGGCCTGCAGAACCCCGAGGCCCGCACCATGCTCATCACGCCCTATGACAAGGGTGCGCTGCGTGACATCGAGTCGGCCATCCGAGACATGCCGAACCTCGGCGCCAACCCCTCGAATGACGGAAACGTCATCCGCGTCACGCTGCCGGAGCTCACCGAGGAGCGCCGCAAAGAATACGTGAAGATCGTTCGTACGAAGGCCGAAGACGGCAAGGTGTCGCTGCGCAACATCCGCCGCAAGGCCAAAGACGAGCTCGACGGTCTGAAAGAGGTCGGCGACGACGAGATCGCCCGCGCCGAGAAGGAGCTGGAGCAGATCACCAAGTCGCACGTCGACGGTATCGACGACGCCCTGAAGCGCAAGGAAGCCGAACTCCTCGAGATCTAG
- a CDS encoding lytic transglycosylase domain-containing protein, with product MIPRDSAPIRVLEPTRPRRAKIASRPGRVVLQALGVLAVGASVLVNVVDPYSGETASAYFTVALEPGSSLPSQTVKSSSEAASIVRDGFTIVDPPKPTPTPTPTSTASTEVASDAKPKQSSSGYAPPAGAPDPGSAQAIAHDILAQRGLGEPEYDCLVALWSKESGWRYNAYNASSGAYGIPQSLPGSKMASAGADWETNPATQITWGLGYITGRYSTPCGAWDHSENNGWY from the coding sequence GTGATTCCCCGTGACTCCGCTCCCATCCGGGTACTCGAGCCCACCAGGCCGCGGCGGGCGAAGATCGCCTCGCGGCCCGGACGCGTGGTGCTCCAGGCTCTGGGTGTGCTCGCGGTGGGCGCGTCGGTTCTCGTGAATGTGGTCGACCCGTACTCGGGTGAAACCGCGTCGGCCTATTTCACCGTGGCCCTCGAGCCCGGTTCGAGCCTGCCCTCGCAGACCGTCAAATCGTCGAGCGAGGCGGCGTCGATCGTGCGCGACGGCTTCACCATCGTGGATCCGCCGAAGCCGACCCCCACCCCGACGCCCACGTCGACGGCCAGCACCGAGGTGGCATCAGACGCCAAACCCAAGCAGTCCTCCAGCGGCTACGCGCCGCCCGCCGGCGCGCCCGACCCGGGCAGCGCGCAGGCCATTGCCCACGACATCCTCGCTCAGCGGGGACTCGGTGAGCCGGAGTACGACTGCCTCGTTGCCCTGTGGAGCAAGGAGTCCGGCTGGCGATACAACGCCTATAACGCCAGCAGCGGCGCCTACGGCATTCCCCAATCGTTGCCGGGAAGCAAGATGGCGTCGGCAGGTGCCGATTGGGAGACCAATCCGGCGACCCAGATCACCTGGGGCCTCGGCTACATCACCGGTCGCTACTCGACGCCGTGCGGCGCGTGGGATCACTCGGAGAACAACGGCTGGTACTGA
- the rpsB gene encoding 30S ribosomal protein S2, whose translation MAVVTIRQLLDSGVHFGHQTRRWNPKMKRFILTERSGSHIIDLQQSLVHIDKTYDYVKETVAHGGTVLFVGTKKQAQGSIAEQAQRVGQPYVNQRWLGGLLTNFQTVSKRLARMKELEEVDFDDTTRGYTKKELLIQKRELVKLQKSLGGIRNLTKTPSAIWIVDTKKEHLAIDEAHKLGIPVIAILDTNCDPDDVQYPIPGNDDAIRSVGLLTRIIADAAAEGLVQRHAKPEESGNVSAVEPLAEWERELLQASETPSTEAEKVEAANGDTTAVAEAVAAETPTEENDADAVVAEHEAAADATIVPEHVVESDAATEARLEAEATDAEKTPAK comes from the coding sequence ATGGCCGTTGTAACCATCCGCCAGCTGCTCGACAGCGGCGTGCACTTCGGACACCAGACCCGCCGCTGGAACCCCAAGATGAAGCGATTCATCCTGACGGAGCGCTCCGGCAGCCACATCATCGACCTGCAGCAGTCGTTGGTGCACATCGACAAGACGTACGACTACGTGAAAGAGACCGTCGCCCACGGCGGAACGGTTCTCTTCGTCGGCACCAAGAAGCAGGCTCAGGGCTCCATTGCAGAGCAGGCGCAGCGCGTCGGCCAGCCCTACGTCAACCAGCGCTGGCTCGGTGGACTCCTCACCAACTTCCAGACGGTCTCCAAGCGCCTCGCGCGCATGAAGGAGCTGGAAGAGGTCGACTTCGACGACACGACCCGTGGCTACACCAAGAAGGAACTTCTGATTCAGAAGCGCGAGCTGGTGAAGCTGCAGAAGAGCCTCGGCGGTATCCGCAACCTCACGAAGACGCCGTCGGCGATCTGGATCGTCGACACCAAGAAGGAGCACCTCGCGATCGATGAGGCGCACAAGCTCGGCATCCCCGTGATCGCCATCCTCGACACGAACTGCGACCCCGACGACGTTCAGTACCCGATCCCGGGCAACGACGACGCGATCCGCTCGGTGGGCCTGCTCACCCGCATCATCGCGGACGCCGCGGCCGAGGGCCTCGTGCAGCGCCACGCCAAGCCCGAAGAGAGCGGAAACGTCTCGGCCGTCGAGCCCCTCGCCGAGTGGGAGCGCGAGCTGCTCCAGGCATCCGAGACCCCCTCGACCGAGGCCGAGAAGGTCGAAGCCGCCAACGGCGACACGACCGCCGTCGCCGAGGCCGTTGCGGCCGAGACGCCGACCGAGGAGAACGACGCCGATGCCGTCGTCGCGGAGCACGAAGCCGCTGCTGACGCGACCATCGTTCCCGAGCACGTCGTCGAGTCCGACGCCGCAACCGAGGCCCGCCTCGAGGCCGAGGCCACCGACGCCGAGAAGACCCCCGCGAAGTAG
- a CDS encoding DivIVA domain-containing protein, whose amino-acid sequence MDPVSQTFPHSRSSRPGYKVDEVEKFLAAARIAYSAEPGDTGTVVTAETIRHTAFGLERGGYSTLAVDAALERLEEAFAARERDRLAGAKGDEAWFAEARDRAREILARLERPDGHKFAGSGLFTQGYDKRDVDAFAERLISYFREGSPVSVDDVRQVAFRSRTRGYSEAQVDLLLDAVVDVMLAVR is encoded by the coding sequence ATGGACCCCGTGAGCCAGACCTTCCCGCATTCTCGATCCTCCCGGCCCGGCTACAAGGTCGACGAGGTCGAGAAGTTTCTCGCTGCCGCGCGCATCGCTTACAGCGCCGAGCCAGGAGACACGGGAACCGTCGTGACGGCCGAGACCATCCGGCACACGGCTTTCGGGCTGGAGAGGGGCGGCTATTCCACCTTGGCCGTCGATGCCGCTCTCGAGCGGCTGGAGGAGGCCTTTGCCGCGCGTGAACGGGATCGACTGGCCGGCGCGAAGGGTGACGAGGCATGGTTTGCCGAGGCACGCGATCGGGCCCGCGAGATTCTCGCCAGGCTCGAGCGGCCGGATGGGCACAAGTTCGCCGGCAGCGGCCTCTTCACGCAGGGTTACGACAAGCGCGACGTGGACGCGTTCGCCGAGAGGTTGATCTCCTATTTCAGGGAGGGCTCTCCGGTCTCGGTCGATGACGTGCGCCAGGTGGCGTTTCGCTCTCGAACGCGCGGATACTCGGAGGCACAGGTCGATCTGCTGCTCGATGCCGTTGTCGACGTCATGCTGGCGGTGCGCTGA
- the tsf gene encoding translation elongation factor Ts, whose protein sequence is MADFSLADLKTLRERLGTGMVDSKNALVEAGGDLEKATEILRLKGAKSNAKRADRSTSEGLVAAKESGNTATLIELASETDFVAKNDKFVALADAVLDAAVAAGATSVEEALAAPAAGGTVADLVNNEAAILGEKLELRRLAVVTGDAFAIYLHKTSKDLPPQVGVVVGYTGADADTARSIAQHISFANPEYLAREDVPTEAVENERRIVEEISRGEGKPEAALPKIIEGRLGAFYKQVALLEQDYAKDNKQQVKKVLADAGLTVSGFARFKVGA, encoded by the coding sequence ATGGCAGATTTCAGCCTGGCTGACCTCAAGACCCTGCGCGAGCGCCTCGGCACCGGCATGGTCGACAGCAAGAATGCCCTCGTCGAGGCTGGCGGAGACCTGGAGAAGGCGACGGAGATCCTTCGCCTCAAGGGTGCCAAGTCGAACGCCAAGCGCGCCGACCGTTCCACCAGCGAGGGCCTCGTCGCGGCCAAGGAGAGCGGCAACACCGCGACCCTGATCGAGCTCGCGAGCGAGACCGACTTCGTGGCGAAGAACGACAAGTTCGTCGCCCTGGCCGACGCCGTGCTCGATGCGGCCGTCGCTGCTGGTGCCACGTCGGTGGAGGAGGCCCTCGCGGCTCCCGCCGCGGGCGGAACCGTCGCAGACCTCGTCAACAACGAGGCAGCGATCCTGGGCGAGAAGCTCGAGCTTCGCCGCCTGGCCGTCGTCACGGGTGACGCATTCGCCATCTACCTGCACAAGACCTCGAAGGATCTGCCCCCGCAGGTCGGCGTGGTCGTGGGCTACACGGGTGCGGATGCCGACACGGCTCGCTCCATCGCCCAGCACATCTCGTTCGCCAACCCGGAGTACCTCGCCCGCGAGGACGTTCCGACCGAGGCCGTCGAGAACGAGCGTCGCATCGTCGAGGAGATCTCGCGCGGCGAGGGCAAGCCTGAGGCCGCCCTGCCGAAGATCATCGAGGGTCGCCTCGGCGCGTTCTACAAGCAGGTCGCCCTGCTCGAGCAGGACTACGCGAAGGACAACAAGCAGCAGGTCAAGAAGGTGCTCGCCGATGCCGGCCTCACCGTCTCCGGCTTCGCCCGCTTCAAGGTCGGCGCCTAG
- a CDS encoding phosphodiesterase has product MQLGQYPPADHVLAHISDTHFLGGRRPLYGSIDTDANLRLALESLEASGIRPDALLFTGDIADLGEPDAYGRVRALVEPAAARMGSEVLWVMGNHDDRAAFRVGLLGDEAAEGEPGEPPIDRVVDLGGLRVISIDTSVPGYHHGELEASQLGWLREQLDTPAPHGTLLALHHPPVPSPVAYMQVLELQRQDELAEIVRGSDIRAILGGHLHYSTHGLFAGIPVAVAAATCYTMDVSAPDASLVGRDGGQSITLVHVYADQVVHSVVPLGDFPVVASFGTDFTRRLEAASEHDKREYYAKQQ; this is encoded by the coding sequence ATGCAACTCGGCCAGTACCCGCCAGCGGATCACGTGCTGGCGCACATCAGTGACACGCACTTCCTCGGCGGTCGGCGCCCCCTCTACGGCAGCATCGATACCGACGCCAACCTGAGGCTGGCGCTTGAGTCGCTCGAGGCATCCGGCATTCGCCCCGACGCCTTGCTCTTCACGGGCGACATCGCCGACCTCGGTGAGCCGGATGCCTACGGCCGGGTTCGCGCACTCGTCGAGCCCGCGGCGGCCCGCATGGGCAGCGAGGTGCTCTGGGTCATGGGCAACCACGACGACAGGGCTGCGTTCCGTGTCGGGCTCCTGGGCGATGAGGCGGCAGAGGGCGAACCGGGGGAGCCGCCCATCGACAGGGTCGTCGACCTGGGCGGGCTTCGGGTCATCAGCATCGACACGTCGGTGCCCGGCTACCACCACGGCGAGCTCGAGGCGTCACAACTCGGGTGGCTTCGCGAGCAGCTCGATACGCCCGCGCCGCACGGAACCCTGCTCGCCCTGCACCACCCTCCCGTTCCCAGCCCCGTGGCCTATATGCAGGTGCTCGAGCTGCAGCGCCAAGACGAGCTGGCCGAGATCGTGCGGGGAAGCGACATCCGCGCCATCCTCGGCGGGCACCTGCACTACTCGACGCACGGCCTGTTCGCCGGCATTCCCGTAGCCGTCGCGGCCGCCACGTGCTACACCATGGACGTCTCGGCGCCGGATGCCTCCCTCGTCGGGCGCGACGGCGGCCAGTCCATCACTCTGGTGCACGTCTATGCCGATCAGGTCGTGCACTCGGTCGTTCCGCTCGGTGACTTTCCCGTGGTCGCGAGCTTCGGAACCGACTTCACCCGGCGGCTCGAGGCCGCCAGCGAGCACGACAAGCGCGAGTACTACGCCAAACAGCAGTGA